The Mycolicibacterium flavescens genome has a segment encoding these proteins:
- the mcl2 gene encoding citrate lyase subunit beta yields the protein MDVQDHGAHADHEDVGSRIDPVLARSWLLVNGAQYDRFAPAVRSRADIVVLDIEDAVAPKDKTVARDNVIRWLTEGNTDWVRVNGFGTPWWADDLEALARTSVGGVMLAMVESVDHVTETANRLPGVPIVALVETARGLERITAIAAAKGTFRLAFGIGDFRRDTGFGESPTTLAYARSRFTIAAKAAHLPSAIDGPTVGSSALKLSEATAVSVEFGMTGKICLTPEQCTTVNEGLSPSPEEIAWAKEFFVEFERDGGEIRNGSDLPRIARANKILDLARAYGIEVSEFDDVDDPAHIPAPSDTYHY from the coding sequence ATGGACGTTCAGGATCACGGCGCTCACGCGGACCACGAGGACGTCGGCTCGCGTATCGACCCGGTGCTGGCCCGCAGTTGGCTGCTGGTGAACGGCGCACAGTACGACCGGTTCGCCCCTGCCGTGCGGTCCCGAGCCGACATCGTCGTGCTGGACATCGAGGACGCGGTCGCGCCGAAGGACAAGACCGTCGCCCGCGACAACGTCATCCGCTGGCTGACCGAGGGCAACACCGACTGGGTGCGCGTCAACGGCTTCGGAACGCCGTGGTGGGCCGATGACCTCGAGGCGCTCGCGAGAACGTCGGTCGGTGGGGTGATGCTGGCGATGGTCGAATCCGTCGACCACGTCACCGAAACGGCCAATCGGCTACCGGGGGTGCCGATCGTCGCGCTGGTCGAGACGGCCCGGGGGCTCGAACGCATCACTGCGATCGCCGCGGCCAAGGGCACGTTCCGGCTGGCCTTCGGCATCGGCGACTTCCGGCGCGACACCGGCTTCGGCGAGAGTCCGACCACCCTTGCTTACGCGCGGTCGCGGTTCACGATCGCGGCCAAGGCCGCCCACCTCCCGAGCGCGATCGACGGCCCGACGGTCGGTTCGAGTGCGCTCAAGCTCAGCGAGGCCACTGCGGTGTCGGTCGAATTCGGTATGACGGGCAAGATCTGCCTGACACCCGAGCAGTGCACCACGGTCAACGAGGGGCTTTCCCCGTCGCCCGAGGAAATCGCCTGGGCCAAAGAGTTTTTCGTCGAGTTCGAACGCGACGGCGGTGAGATCCGCAACGGGTCCGATCTGCCCCGTATCGCCAGGGCGAACAAGATCCTCGATCTGGCCCGCGCGTACGGCATCGAGGTCTCGGAGTTCGACGACGTCGACGATCCGGCGCACATCCCGGCTCCGTCGGACACCTACCACTACTGA
- a CDS encoding dienelactone hydrolase-like enzyme, translated as MYVDAGGVRDTFQEMAARLAGFGHAVLLPDVYYRHGDWEPFDMQTAFTDPKQRKRLFGMISSITPDMMASDAAAFFDFLQSRPEVKGDAFGVCGYCMGGRTSVIVAGRVPDRVAAAGSFHASGLVTDEPTSPHLLADRMKATVYVAGAKKDQGFTNAHAETLDKALTAANVAHTVEFYPAGHGFAVPDNAPYDEEAAQRHWIALQELFESALPN; from the coding sequence ATGTACGTCGACGCCGGCGGGGTCCGCGACACCTTTCAGGAGATGGCCGCGCGGCTGGCAGGCTTCGGCCACGCCGTGCTGCTCCCCGACGTGTACTACCGCCACGGCGACTGGGAGCCGTTCGACATGCAAACCGCGTTCACCGACCCGAAGCAGCGCAAACGCCTGTTCGGAATGATCTCCTCGATCACCCCGGACATGATGGCCTCCGACGCCGCGGCGTTCTTCGACTTCCTGCAGTCACGGCCGGAGGTCAAGGGCGACGCATTCGGCGTCTGCGGCTACTGCATGGGCGGGCGGACCTCGGTCATCGTGGCCGGTCGTGTACCCGACCGGGTCGCGGCGGCGGGATCGTTCCACGCCAGTGGCCTGGTCACCGACGAACCCACCAGCCCGCACCTGCTCGCCGACCGGATGAAGGCCACCGTCTATGTCGCAGGCGCAAAGAAGGACCAGGGCTTCACGAACGCGCACGCCGAGACCCTCGACAAGGCTCTGACCGCAGCGAACGTCGCCCATACGGTGGAGTTCTATCCAGCCGGCCACGGCTTCGCGGTGCCTGACAACGCCCCGTACGACGAAGAGGCCGCCCAACGGCACTGGATCGCTCTGCAGGAGCTGTTCGAATCCGCTCTGCCCAATTGA
- the folA_1 gene encoding dihydrofolate reductase, producing the protein MGHTVVMGRLTWESLPAKVRPLPGRRNVVLTHRRDYAAEGADVVASLDEALTDDPVWVIGGAQIYLAALQVATRCEVTEVEIELPRQDSDVMAPVLDESWLGAAGDWLTSTSGLRYRFYSYRRR; encoded by the coding sequence ATGGGCCACACGGTCGTGATGGGCAGGTTGACGTGGGAGTCGCTGCCCGCCAAGGTCCGTCCGTTGCCCGGGCGTCGCAACGTGGTGCTCACCCACCGGCGCGACTATGCGGCCGAGGGGGCAGACGTGGTGGCGTCGCTGGACGAGGCGTTGACCGATGACCCGGTCTGGGTGATCGGCGGCGCGCAGATCTACCTGGCTGCCCTGCAGGTCGCCACCCGCTGCGAGGTGACCGAGGTCGAGATCGAGCTGCCGCGTCAGGACTCCGACGTGATGGCCCCGGTGCTCGACGAGTCCTGGCTAGGTGCGGCGGGGGATTGGCTGACCAGCACCTCGGGATTGCGCTACCGGTTCTACAGCTACCGGCGGCGCTGA
- a CDS encoding dUTPase, with protein MATDYDAPRVKETDEAVDESLEAIAARRGQADIAVLDVDDGDAVDPIILPDMDLSGEELTVRVIPKQADEFTCSSCFLVQHHSRLALQSGDRTICADCV; from the coding sequence ATGGCCACCGATTACGACGCACCCCGTGTGAAGGAAACCGACGAAGCGGTCGATGAGTCACTCGAGGCGATCGCCGCCCGACGCGGTCAGGCTGACATCGCTGTTCTCGACGTCGATGACGGTGACGCGGTCGACCCGATCATCCTGCCCGATATGGACCTGTCCGGTGAGGAGCTCACGGTCCGGGTGATCCCGAAGCAGGCCGACGAGTTCACCTGCTCGAGTTGCTTCCTGGTGCAGCACCACAGCCGGCTGGCACTGCAATCCGGCGACCGCACGATCTGCGCGGACTGCGTCTGA
- a CDS encoding transmembrane protein — protein sequence MEFEVTDMSGRPEHQVGDQRPARQVIATFDNYPDAQRLVDRMSDGGFPVEHVRIIGDDLRTVERVTGRMTKGRAAFAGAASGAWFGLFIGLLFAIFTVGPVWIVTMLIALAIGAFWGAVFGFVAHVATRGERDFSSVETLEARRYEVCVPPQYAADAARYTQMP from the coding sequence ATGGAGTTCGAAGTGACGGATATGAGTGGACGGCCCGAGCATCAGGTGGGCGATCAGCGGCCCGCACGCCAGGTCATCGCGACGTTCGACAACTATCCCGACGCGCAACGGCTGGTGGACCGCATGTCCGACGGCGGCTTCCCCGTCGAGCACGTGCGCATCATCGGCGACGATCTGCGCACGGTCGAACGCGTCACCGGACGTATGACCAAGGGGCGGGCGGCGTTCGCCGGCGCAGCGAGCGGCGCCTGGTTCGGGTTGTTCATCGGGCTGCTGTTCGCGATTTTCACGGTGGGTCCGGTGTGGATCGTGACCATGCTAATCGCGCTGGCGATCGGCGCGTTCTGGGGCGCGGTGTTCGGGTTCGTCGCGCATGTGGCGACCAGAGGCGAGCGGGACTTCTCCAGCGTCGAGACACTCGAAGCCCGGCGCTACGAGGTGTGCGTGCCGCCGCAGTACGCCGCCGACGCGGCGCGTTACACCCAAATGCCCTGA
- the dapA_1 gene encoding dihydrodipicolinate synthase, whose amino-acid sequence MTITSNLSPVSTSGIDVRARLGTVLTAMVTPFKPDGMLDTQAAAQLATRLVDAGCDGLVLSGTTGESPTTTDAEKIALLRAVLDAVGDRARIIAGAGTYDTAHSVHLAKACAAEGAHGLLVVTPYYSRPPQAGLLAHFTAVADATPLPVVLYDIPPRSVVPIQWETLRMLAEHPNIVAVKDAKGDLHGGGQIIAETGLAYYSGDDALNLPWLAMGAVGFVSVWGHLAASQLRDMFSAFQSGDIATARKINVTLGPLVDAQARLGGVTLSKAGLRLQGFDAGDPRLPQVPATPAQLDALAADMRAAAVLR is encoded by the coding sequence GTGACCATCACGAGTAATCTGAGCCCCGTGAGCACCAGCGGAATCGATGTGAGGGCCCGGTTGGGCACCGTGCTGACCGCGATGGTGACTCCGTTCAAGCCCGACGGCATGCTCGACACCCAAGCCGCGGCCCAGCTGGCGACACGACTCGTCGACGCCGGCTGTGACGGCCTGGTGCTGTCCGGGACCACCGGCGAGTCGCCTACCACGACCGATGCAGAGAAGATCGCACTGCTGCGGGCGGTACTCGACGCCGTGGGTGACCGGGCACGCATCATCGCCGGTGCGGGCACCTATGACACCGCGCACAGCGTGCATCTGGCCAAAGCGTGTGCGGCCGAGGGCGCACACGGGCTCCTGGTGGTGACGCCGTACTACTCGCGCCCGCCGCAGGCTGGGTTGCTGGCCCACTTCACCGCGGTGGCCGATGCGACGCCGCTTCCGGTGGTGCTCTACGACATCCCGCCGCGGTCGGTGGTGCCGATCCAGTGGGAGACGCTGCGCATGCTCGCGGAGCACCCCAACATCGTGGCCGTCAAGGACGCCAAGGGCGATCTGCACGGTGGCGGGCAGATCATCGCCGAGACCGGGCTGGCGTACTACTCCGGGGATGACGCGCTCAACCTGCCCTGGTTGGCCATGGGCGCCGTCGGATTCGTCAGCGTCTGGGGCCACCTCGCCGCCAGCCAGCTGCGAGATATGTTCTCGGCCTTCCAATCCGGCGATATCGCGACGGCCCGCAAGATCAACGTCACGCTGGGCCCGCTGGTCGACGCGCAGGCCCGGCTCGGTGGCGTGACGCTGTCGAAGGCCGGGCTGCGACTTCAGGGCTTCGACGCTGGTGACCCCAGGCTGCCGCAAGTACCGGCCACCCCTGCACAACTTGACGCGCTGGCCGCAGATATGCGGGCGGCCGCGGTGCTGCGGTAG
- the fldA gene encoding multimeric flavodoxin WrbA codes for MSKTLLVVHHTPSPGTRELLEAVLAGAGDPDIEGVETVVRPALAATLPDMLDADGYLFGTTANFGYMSGALKHFFDTVYYPSLDHVGGRPYGVWVHGNNDTVGAVNAVDKLATGLALTKAADALEVVGGVDAGVRERAYELGGTLAATLMED; via the coding sequence ATGAGTAAGACTCTGTTGGTCGTGCACCACACCCCGTCGCCGGGAACCCGCGAATTGCTCGAGGCCGTCCTCGCCGGCGCCGGGGACCCCGACATCGAGGGCGTCGAGACCGTGGTTCGTCCCGCGCTGGCCGCCACCCTGCCCGACATGCTCGACGCGGACGGCTACCTGTTCGGGACCACGGCCAACTTCGGGTACATGAGCGGCGCGCTCAAGCACTTCTTCGACACCGTCTACTACCCGAGCCTCGATCACGTCGGCGGCCGGCCGTACGGCGTGTGGGTGCACGGCAACAACGACACCGTCGGCGCGGTCAACGCGGTGGACAAGCTCGCGACCGGGCTCGCCCTGACCAAGGCCGCCGATGCGCTCGAGGTCGTCGGCGGTGTCGACGCGGGCGTGCGGGAACGCGCCTACGAACTCGGTGGCACACTGGCCGCGACGCTGATGGAGGACTAG
- the lrp gene encoding AsnC family transcriptional regulator, giving the protein MSETSSFSRVSGGVGPKDVRPVPLDDVDRRILTALHRDARISNNALAEAVGIAPSTCHGRVRRLQESGVIRGFYTDIDPAAIGLPLQAMISVSLQSSARGRIHSFIQQIRRRPQVMDVYFLAGADDFILHVAARDTDDLRSFVVENLNADADVAGTQTSLIFEHLRGASPL; this is encoded by the coding sequence ATGAGCGAAACATCTTCATTCTCACGGGTCTCGGGGGGCGTCGGCCCGAAGGATGTTCGCCCGGTTCCCCTCGACGACGTCGACCGCCGGATTCTCACCGCGCTGCACCGTGACGCGCGAATCTCGAACAACGCACTGGCCGAGGCGGTCGGGATTGCGCCGTCGACATGCCACGGCCGGGTCCGCCGACTGCAGGAGTCGGGGGTGATACGCGGTTTCTACACCGACATCGATCCAGCCGCGATCGGTCTGCCGCTACAGGCGATGATCTCGGTGAGCCTGCAGTCCAGCGCTCGCGGGCGGATCCACAGCTTCATCCAGCAGATCCGGCGCAGGCCGCAGGTGATGGACGTGTATTTCCTCGCGGGTGCCGACGACTTCATCCTCCACGTCGCCGCACGTGACACCGACGACCTACGGTCGTTCGTGGTGGAGAACCTCAACGCCGACGCCGACGTGGCCGGTACGCAGACGTCGCTGATCTTCGAACACCTGCGAGGGGCGTCGCCGCTCTAG
- a CDS encoding Conserved membrane protein of uncharacterised function, which produces MPGIAELALGAAPLAGGALLGIAAGNLRGPDFRGMIAKDMDLLERIPDDQPELKARLKASIDHRIEDMISAAERSRDLRLAAMSYRGNWRDIVVFLCAILFTIVWWNVDHDRTNWLLMFIVMILATIVAGIYAARGLLRSLQMVLRGRRRPQ; this is translated from the coding sequence ATGCCGGGAATCGCCGAACTCGCCTTGGGCGCCGCGCCCCTCGCCGGCGGGGCATTGCTCGGGATCGCCGCGGGCAACCTCCGCGGACCTGACTTCCGCGGAATGATCGCCAAAGACATGGACCTGCTCGAGCGCATACCCGACGACCAACCCGAACTCAAGGCGCGGCTGAAAGCCAGCATCGACCATCGCATCGAAGACATGATCAGCGCCGCTGAGCGCAGCCGCGACCTGCGGCTGGCGGCGATGTCCTATCGCGGCAACTGGCGAGACATCGTGGTGTTTCTCTGCGCGATCCTGTTCACCATCGTCTGGTGGAACGTCGACCACGACCGGACGAACTGGCTGCTGATGTTCATCGTGATGATCCTCGCGACAATTGTCGCCGGGATCTACGCCGCACGCGGTCTGCTGCGGTCGCTGCAGATGGTGCTGCGCGGACGTCGTAGACCTCAGTAG
- the thyX gene encoding thymidylate synthase (FAD), with the protein MAETSPLRVQLIAKTEFTAPPEVPWETDADGGPALVEFAGRACYQSWSKPNPRTATNAAYIRHIIDVGHFSVLEHASVSFYITGISRSCTHELIRHRHFSYSQLSQRYVPEHDAQVVVPPSIEDDPELTEMFAAAADASRTAYTELLERLEAKFRGGEPGEQLGVLRRKQARQAARAVLPNATETRIVVTGNYRAWRHFIAMRASEHADVEIRRLAIECLRHLVDVAPQVFSDFEISTLSDGTEVATSPLATEA; encoded by the coding sequence GTGGCCGAGACCTCGCCGCTGCGCGTCCAGCTGATCGCCAAGACGGAGTTCACCGCGCCGCCGGAAGTGCCATGGGAAACCGACGCCGACGGCGGACCCGCGCTCGTCGAGTTCGCCGGCCGCGCGTGCTATCAGAGCTGGTCGAAGCCTAATCCGCGCACCGCCACCAACGCGGCCTACATTCGGCACATCATCGACGTCGGGCATTTCTCGGTGCTCGAGCACGCCTCGGTGTCGTTCTACATCACCGGCATCTCGCGGTCGTGCACACACGAGCTGATCCGTCACCGCCACTTCTCGTATTCGCAGCTCTCGCAGCGGTACGTTCCCGAGCACGACGCGCAGGTGGTGGTGCCGCCGAGTATCGAGGACGACCCCGAGTTGACCGAGATGTTCGCCGCCGCCGCCGACGCCAGCCGCACCGCCTACACCGAGCTGCTCGAACGCCTCGAAGCCAAGTTCAGGGGCGGCGAGCCCGGGGAGCAACTCGGTGTGCTGCGACGCAAGCAGGCGCGACAGGCCGCCCGTGCGGTGCTGCCCAACGCCACCGAGACCCGCATCGTCGTGACCGGCAACTACCGCGCGTGGCGGCATTTCATCGCGATGCGGGCCAGCGAGCACGCCGACGTCGAGATTCGTCGGCTGGCCATCGAGTGCCTGCGCCACCTGGTCGACGTCGCACCCCAGGTGTTCAGCGACTTCGAGATCTCCACGCTGTCCGACGGCACGGAGGTCGCCACATCCCCTCTGGCCACGGAAGCGTGA
- the dapB gene encoding dihydrodipicolinate reductase encodes MRVGVLGAKGKVGATMVEAVQAAEDLTFTAGVDAGDPLSLLTDGQTEVVIDFTHPDVVMDNLEFLIGNGIHAVVGTTGFTDERLATVRDWLGAKPEAAVLIAPNFAIGAVLSMHFAQQAARHFESVEVIELHHPHKADAPSGTAARTARLIAEARKDMPPNPDATSTGLDGARGADVDGVPVHSVRLAGLVAHQEVLFGTQGETLTIRHDSLDRTSFVPGVLLAVRRVAERPGLTVGIEPLLDL; translated from the coding sequence ATGCGAGTCGGAGTGCTGGGGGCAAAGGGCAAGGTCGGCGCGACGATGGTGGAGGCCGTGCAAGCCGCCGAAGACCTGACCTTCACCGCGGGTGTCGACGCGGGCGACCCATTGAGCCTGCTGACCGACGGCCAGACCGAGGTCGTCATCGACTTCACCCACCCCGACGTCGTGATGGACAACCTCGAGTTCCTCATCGGCAACGGGATACACGCCGTCGTCGGCACCACCGGGTTCACCGACGAGCGGTTGGCCACCGTCCGGGATTGGCTGGGCGCCAAACCGGAGGCAGCGGTCCTGATCGCGCCGAACTTCGCGATCGGCGCGGTGCTGTCCATGCATTTCGCGCAGCAGGCCGCGCGGCACTTCGAATCGGTCGAAGTCATCGAGCTGCATCATCCGCACAAGGCCGACGCCCCGTCCGGCACCGCGGCGCGCACCGCGCGACTCATCGCCGAGGCGCGAAAAGACATGCCGCCCAACCCCGATGCCACGAGCACCGGTCTTGACGGTGCGCGGGGTGCTGACGTCGACGGGGTTCCGGTGCATTCGGTGCGCCTGGCGGGGCTGGTCGCTCATCAGGAGGTGCTGTTCGGCACGCAGGGGGAGACGCTGACCATCCGGCACGACAGCCTGGACCGGACCTCCTTTGTGCCCGGAGTCCTGCTCGCGGTGCGGCGGGTGGCCGAACGGCCGGGGCTCACCGTGGGTATCGAGCCGCTCCTCGACCTCTGA
- a CDS encoding tetratricopeptide repeat protein: protein MAEGGRVLRIQLLIGFMCVALVVYFVLLGRLAMAFVTTGEPAAVGLGLALMVLPLIGLWAMLSTLRAGLAHQRLARICHDEGMELDVSALPRMPSGRIQRDAADALFVTVRAELDNDPQNWRRWYRLARAYDYAGDRSRAREAMKRAVEMEERDR, encoded by the coding sequence ATGGCCGAAGGCGGGCGCGTCCTGCGCATCCAACTGCTGATCGGCTTCATGTGTGTGGCACTGGTCGTGTACTTCGTGCTGCTCGGCCGCCTGGCGATGGCATTCGTCACGACCGGGGAGCCCGCCGCAGTCGGGTTGGGGCTGGCGCTGATGGTGCTTCCGCTGATCGGGTTGTGGGCCATGCTCAGCACGCTGCGCGCCGGCCTGGCCCATCAGCGGCTCGCGCGGATCTGCCACGACGAGGGGATGGAACTCGACGTCAGCGCGCTGCCGCGGATGCCGTCCGGGCGAATCCAGCGCGACGCCGCAGACGCGTTGTTCGTCACCGTGCGTGCGGAACTGGACAACGACCCGCAGAACTGGCGACGGTGGTATCGCCTGGCGCGTGCCTACGACTACGCCGGTGACCGCAGCCGGGCGCGCGAAGCGATGAAGAGGGCTGTCGAGATGGAGGAGCGGGACCGATGA
- the thyA gene encoding thymidylate synthase: MCRVTGQVPSGVVTVAEMLGMASVLLAGSGSKLTDVPIATPYEDLLRLVMERGTPKSDRTGTGTRSVFGHQMRYDLAAGFPLITTKKVHTKSIVYELLWFLRGDSNVRWLQERGVTIWDEWASPTGDLGPVYGVQWRSWPTPSGEHIDQISAALELLKSDPDSRRNIVSAWNVGEIPQMALPPCHAFFQFYVADGKLSCQLYQRSADLFLGVPFNIASYALLTHMMAAQAGLEVGEFIWTGGDCHIYDNHVEQVQLQLSRDPRPYPELVLAPRDSIFDYTYEDVAILNYDPHPAIKAPVAV; this comes from the coding sequence GTGTGCAGGGTCACGGGGCAGGTGCCGTCAGGAGTCGTGACGGTCGCGGAGATGCTCGGCATGGCCTCCGTTCTACTCGCCGGGTCTGGAAGTAAGCTGACCGACGTGCCGATCGCCACCCCGTACGAGGATCTTCTGCGGCTGGTGATGGAGCGCGGGACCCCCAAGTCGGACCGCACCGGTACCGGCACCCGCAGCGTGTTCGGCCACCAGATGCGCTACGACCTCGCGGCCGGCTTTCCGCTCATCACCACCAAAAAGGTGCACACCAAGTCGATCGTCTACGAGCTGCTGTGGTTCCTGCGCGGCGACTCGAACGTGCGCTGGCTACAGGAGCGCGGTGTCACCATCTGGGACGAATGGGCTTCTCCGACAGGGGATCTGGGCCCCGTGTACGGGGTGCAGTGGCGATCGTGGCCGACGCCGTCGGGCGAGCACATCGACCAGATCAGCGCCGCGCTGGAGTTGCTGAAGTCCGATCCCGACTCGCGCCGCAACATCGTCTCGGCCTGGAACGTCGGGGAGATCCCGCAGATGGCGTTGCCGCCGTGCCACGCGTTCTTCCAGTTCTACGTCGCCGACGGCAAACTGTCGTGCCAGCTGTATCAGCGCAGCGCCGACCTGTTCCTCGGGGTGCCGTTCAACATCGCCAGCTACGCGCTGCTGACCCACATGATGGCCGCGCAGGCCGGGCTCGAGGTCGGGGAGTTCATCTGGACGGGCGGCGACTGCCATATCTACGACAATCACGTCGAGCAGGTGCAGTTGCAGCTCAGCCGCGATCCCCGGCCGTACCCCGAACTCGTTCTGGCGCCGCGCGATTCGATCTTCGACTACACCTACGAAGACGTGGCCATCCTCAATTACGACCCGCATCCGGCGATCAAGGCCCCGGTTGCGGTCTAA
- the blaF gene encoding beta-lactamase class A, translated as MADPNRPLQPIEDRLGEMERRQNALIGVFATNLGTGRTIAHRAQDPFAMCSTFKTYAAARVLQKAERGELALTDRITIEPGDIVPNSPVTEAHVGQTMTLAQLCQAALQRSDNAAGNWLLRVIGGPSGVTDFARSIGDERSRLDRWEIELNAAVPGDPRDTTTPEAVGNGYRAILTGNELAEPQRRQLEDWMRANQTSSVRPVLPPGWATADKTGSGDFASTNDVGIAFGPAGERLLLAIMTRTAANDPDVPNDRQLVGEVASVLVAGLLA; from the coding sequence ATGGCCGACCCCAACCGTCCCTTACAGCCGATCGAGGACCGGCTCGGCGAGATGGAGCGTCGGCAGAACGCGTTGATCGGGGTGTTCGCAACCAATCTCGGCACCGGGCGCACCATCGCGCATCGCGCTCAGGACCCGTTCGCGATGTGCTCGACGTTCAAGACCTACGCCGCCGCGCGGGTGCTGCAGAAGGCCGAGCGCGGTGAGCTCGCGCTCACCGATCGCATCACCATCGAGCCGGGCGATATCGTGCCCAACTCGCCGGTGACCGAAGCGCACGTCGGGCAGACGATGACGCTGGCGCAGCTGTGTCAGGCCGCCCTGCAGCGAAGCGACAACGCCGCGGGCAACTGGCTGCTACGGGTGATCGGTGGTCCGTCCGGCGTGACCGACTTCGCCCGCAGCATCGGCGACGAACGGTCCCGACTCGACCGCTGGGAGATCGAGCTGAACGCGGCGGTCCCCGGAGATCCGCGCGACACCACCACACCCGAGGCCGTCGGAAACGGTTACCGGGCGATACTCACAGGCAACGAGCTCGCCGAGCCGCAACGCCGGCAGCTCGAGGACTGGATGCGGGCCAATCAGACATCGAGCGTGCGACCGGTGCTGCCGCCGGGCTGGGCAACGGCCGACAAGACCGGCAGCGGTGACTTCGCGAGCACGAACGACGTCGGTATCGCGTTCGGCCCGGCCGGTGAGCGATTGCTGCTGGCGATCATGACCAGGACCGCGGCAAACGACCCCGACGTCCCGAACGACCGGCAGCTGGTCGGTGAAGTGGCGTCTGTGCTGGTCGCCGGCCTTCTGGCCTGA
- the ald gene encoding alanine dehydrogenase: MRVGIPTEIKNNEYRVAITPAGVAELVHCGHEVIIEAGAGDGSAISDADFKRAGAQLITSADQVWAEAELLLKVKEPIEAEYHRMRRGQTLFTYLHLAASRTCTEALLASGSTSIAYETVQTADGALPLLAPMSEVAGRLAAQVGAYHLMRSHGGRGVLMGGVPGVAPADVVVIGGGTAGRNAARVAAGMGANVTVFDVSLDKLRDVDAEFGGRVGTRYSSVLELEDAVKDADLVVGAVLVPGAKAPKLVTNSTVAHMRPGAVLVDIAIDQGGCFGDSHPTTHDDPTYAVHDTLFYCVANMPGAVPRSSTFALTNATMPYVLELADQGWRAACRADASLARGLSSHEGALLSAQVAADLDLPYTDPSMLL; encoded by the coding sequence ATGCGTGTCGGCATCCCGACCGAGATCAAGAACAACGAATACCGGGTCGCGATCACCCCGGCCGGAGTCGCCGAGTTGGTGCACTGCGGCCACGAGGTGATCATCGAAGCCGGTGCCGGCGACGGTTCGGCAATCTCGGACGCCGATTTCAAACGCGCAGGCGCTCAGCTCATCACCAGCGCCGACCAGGTGTGGGCCGAGGCCGAACTCCTGCTCAAGGTCAAGGAGCCGATCGAAGCCGAATACCACCGGATGCGTCGGGGCCAGACGCTGTTCACCTACCTGCACCTCGCCGCGTCGCGGACGTGCACCGAAGCGTTGCTGGCCTCGGGATCGACGTCGATCGCCTACGAAACCGTCCAGACCGCCGACGGCGCCCTTCCGCTGCTGGCCCCGATGAGCGAGGTTGCCGGACGGTTGGCGGCCCAGGTCGGGGCCTACCACTTGATGCGCAGCCACGGTGGCCGCGGCGTCCTGATGGGCGGCGTGCCGGGCGTGGCTCCCGCCGACGTCGTCGTGATCGGCGGCGGCACCGCCGGCCGCAATGCCGCGCGGGTGGCCGCGGGCATGGGCGCGAACGTCACCGTGTTCGACGTCAGCCTCGACAAGCTGCGCGACGTGGATGCGGAGTTCGGCGGGCGCGTCGGAACCCGGTACTCGTCGGTCCTGGAGCTCGAGGACGCGGTGAAGGACGCCGACCTCGTCGTCGGCGCGGTCCTGGTGCCGGGCGCCAAAGCGCCGAAATTGGTGACGAATTCGACTGTCGCCCACATGAGGCCGGGCGCGGTGCTGGTCGACATCGCCATCGACCAGGGCGGGTGCTTCGGGGATTCGCATCCGACCACGCACGACGACCCGACGTATGCCGTGCACGACACGCTCTTCTACTGCGTAGCCAATATGCCCGGCGCGGTGCCCCGCAGCTCGACCTTCGCGCTGACCAACGCGACCATGCCGTACGTGCTCGAGCTGGCCGACCAGGGCTGGCGGGCGGCGTGCCGGGCCGATGCCTCGCTCGCGAGGGGTCTGTCCTCCCACGAAGGCGCCCTGCTGTCCGCACAGGTCGCCGCCGACCTCGACCTGCCGTACACGGATCCGTCGATGCTGCTCTGA